A single region of the Pseudoxanthobacter soli DSM 19599 genome encodes:
- a CDS encoding fumarylacetoacetate hydrolase family protein encodes MDTTRISREITSLVQDEGALFVGRVHRPDVDGPAVVRVDGDSLVDITSAFATVRDLFEAEDPAAALRSASGEAIGSLAEIAANTPAAVRDATKPYLLAPVDLQAIKASGVTFVVSMIERVIEERARGDADAAEGIRRHIRALVGDDLRRLKPGSPEAMALKQTLIEAGAWSQYLEVGIGPDAEIFTKSQPMSAVGALSDIGVHPKSTWNNPEPEVVLAVSSAGRIVGATLGNDVNLRDVEGRSALLLGKAKDNNASASIGPFVRLFDEGFTLDDVRQLDLTLVVDGPEGYRLEGRSSLGEISRDPADLVAQTVNAHHAYPDGLVLYLGTMFAPVDDRDEPGRGFTHKTGDIVTISTPRLGSLVNRVQPTDAIAPWSFGAGQLMRNLAARGLLA; translated from the coding sequence ATGGATACCACCCGCATCAGCCGAGAGATCACCAGCCTCGTTCAGGACGAAGGGGCGCTTTTCGTCGGCCGCGTCCACCGGCCGGATGTCGACGGCCCGGCGGTCGTGCGCGTCGACGGCGACAGTCTGGTCGACATCACCTCCGCCTTCGCCACCGTGCGCGACCTGTTCGAGGCTGAGGATCCGGCGGCAGCCCTTCGGTCGGCATCTGGCGAAGCCATCGGCTCGCTGGCGGAAATCGCCGCCAACACGCCCGCTGCCGTTCGCGACGCAACGAAGCCCTATCTGCTGGCGCCGGTCGACCTGCAGGCGATCAAGGCCTCGGGCGTGACCTTCGTGGTGTCGATGATCGAACGCGTGATCGAGGAGCGCGCGCGGGGCGACGCCGATGCGGCCGAAGGCATCCGCCGCCATATCCGCGCGCTTGTCGGCGACGACCTGCGCCGCCTGAAGCCCGGCTCGCCGGAGGCGATGGCGCTGAAGCAGACCCTGATCGAAGCCGGCGCGTGGAGCCAGTATCTCGAAGTCGGCATCGGCCCGGACGCGGAGATCTTCACGAAGTCGCAGCCGATGTCGGCCGTCGGCGCGCTTTCCGATATCGGCGTTCACCCGAAATCGACCTGGAACAATCCCGAGCCGGAAGTGGTGCTGGCGGTATCCTCGGCCGGCCGGATCGTGGGGGCCACCCTCGGCAACGACGTCAACCTGCGCGACGTCGAGGGCCGTTCGGCGCTGCTGCTCGGCAAGGCGAAGGACAACAATGCGTCGGCTTCTATCGGTCCGTTCGTTCGCCTGTTCGATGAGGGCTTCACCCTCGACGACGTGCGCCAGCTCGACCTGACGCTCGTTGTGGATGGACCGGAGGGATATCGCCTCGAAGGCCGCTCGTCGCTCGGCGAGATCAGCCGCGACCCTGCCGACCTCGTCGCCCAGACCGTCAACGCCCACCATGCCTACCCCGACGGCCTGGTGCTCTATCTCGGCACGATGTTCGCGCCGGTCGATGATCGCGACGAGCCCGGCCGCGGCTTCACCCACAAGACCGGCGACATCGTCACCATCTCCACCCCGCGGCTCGGCAGCCTCGTCAACCGCGTGCAGCCGACGGACGCCATCGCGCCGTGGAGTTTCGGCGCCGGCCAGTTGATGCGGAATCTCGCCGCGCGCGGCCTTCTCGCGTAA
- a CDS encoding mandelate racemase/muconate lactonizing enzyme family protein, whose protein sequence is MKIVAVEPFILHLPLTADSISDSTHSITHWGVVGTRIVTSDGLEGYGFTGTHADLASDRLITSCIRDCYAPLLIGEDAVEQTRLWKKLARSPALQWVGRAGITHLALAAVDVALWDLRAKQAGLPLWKFLGGATTGKVEAYNTDIGWLSFTQQQLLDGSRRAVEVDGFTRIKLKVGHDNPNVDIARLTAVREAVGPAIRIAIDGNGKWDLPTCLRFVAAARDLDIFWFEEPLWYDDVGSHAALARASAIPVALGEQLYTVDAFRGFIEAGAVAYVQPDVTRLGGITEYIQVADLALAYRLPVAPHAGEMSQVHVHLSHWHPASSILEYIPWIKDHFVEPIRVEAGIYQRPEQPGAGTTPLAASMERYGKSIG, encoded by the coding sequence ATGAAAATCGTCGCCGTCGAGCCTTTCATTCTCCACTTGCCGCTCACTGCGGATTCGATCTCCGACTCGACCCACTCGATCACCCACTGGGGCGTGGTCGGAACCCGCATCGTCACGTCGGACGGGCTGGAAGGATACGGCTTCACCGGCACCCATGCGGATCTCGCGTCCGACCGGCTGATCACCTCGTGCATCCGCGACTGCTACGCGCCGCTGCTGATCGGCGAGGACGCGGTGGAACAGACGCGGCTGTGGAAGAAGCTGGCGCGCTCGCCCGCGCTGCAGTGGGTCGGCCGGGCCGGCATCACCCACCTTGCCCTCGCCGCCGTCGACGTCGCGCTGTGGGACCTGCGTGCCAAGCAGGCCGGGTTGCCGCTGTGGAAGTTCCTGGGCGGCGCGACCACCGGCAAAGTCGAAGCGTACAACACCGATATCGGCTGGCTGTCGTTCACCCAGCAGCAGCTGCTCGACGGCTCCCGCCGCGCGGTCGAGGTCGACGGCTTCACACGCATCAAGCTGAAGGTGGGCCACGACAATCCGAACGTCGACATCGCCCGGCTGACGGCGGTGCGCGAGGCGGTCGGTCCCGCCATCCGCATTGCCATCGACGGCAACGGCAAGTGGGACCTGCCGACCTGCCTGCGGTTCGTCGCGGCGGCGAGAGACCTCGACATCTTCTGGTTCGAGGAACCGCTCTGGTACGACGATGTCGGCTCCCACGCGGCGCTGGCGCGCGCTAGCGCCATTCCGGTGGCGCTCGGCGAGCAGCTCTATACCGTCGACGCCTTCCGCGGCTTCATCGAGGCCGGTGCCGTCGCCTATGTGCAGCCCGACGTGACGCGCCTTGGCGGAATCACCGAATATATTCAGGTCGCGGATCTGGCGCTGGCCTACCGGCTGCCGGTTGCGCCCCATGCCGGCGAGATGAGCCAGGTGCACGTCCACCTGTCGCACTGGCATCCGGCCTCCTCGATCCTGGAATATATTCCCTGGATCAAGGACCACTTCGTCGAGCCCATCCGGGTCGAAGCGGGCATCTACCAGCGGCCGGAACAGCCGGGCGCCGGGACCACGCCGCTCGCCGCCAGCATGGAGCGCTACGGCAAGAGCATCGGCTGA
- a CDS encoding GntR family transcriptional regulator, translated as MSIVVRATLAEQAYQELRTRILSGRLAGGQRLLPEELSVELAISPTPIKEALLRLESDGLVEWPLRRGAVVRRFTTHEVEELYEARLLIELNAVARIFERGANTPAFIETLRGNLARHAFHAGREGLDELSSALAFDREFHQHIVLAAGNALVAEWHLRILRQTHTVFVYNAGNYARSVDEHRTIIEAFAAGYEAAVRNAVETHLIESRNNTLANIVRESARSTPS; from the coding sequence ATGAGCATCGTCGTCCGCGCCACACTTGCCGAGCAGGCCTATCAAGAGCTTCGAACCCGCATCCTTTCAGGGCGGCTCGCGGGCGGGCAGCGGCTGTTGCCGGAAGAGCTGTCTGTCGAACTCGCCATCAGCCCGACGCCGATCAAGGAGGCCCTGCTCCGGCTCGAATCCGACGGGTTGGTGGAATGGCCGCTCCGGCGCGGTGCGGTCGTGCGCCGCTTCACCACCCATGAGGTGGAGGAGCTCTACGAAGCCCGGCTGCTGATCGAGTTGAATGCGGTCGCGCGGATCTTCGAGCGCGGCGCGAACACGCCGGCCTTCATCGAGACCCTGCGCGGCAATCTCGCCCGCCACGCCTTCCATGCGGGCCGGGAGGGCCTAGACGAACTCTCGAGTGCCCTCGCCTTCGACCGCGAATTCCACCAGCACATCGTGCTCGCCGCCGGGAATGCCCTGGTCGCCGAGTGGCACCTGCGCATCCTCCGGCAGACCCACACCGTGTTCGTCTACAACGCGGGCAACTATGCCCGCTCGGTCGACGAGCACCGCACCATCATCGAGGCGTTCGCCGCCGGCTATGAAGCAGCCGTCCGCAACGCCGTCGAGACGCACCTCATCGAGAGCCGCAACAACACCCTCGCCAACATCGTGCGCGAGTCAGCCCGGAGCACCCCGTCCTGA
- a CDS encoding SDR family NAD(P)-dependent oxidoreductase — MTPMDGKADAIASPFSLAGHHALITGGGSGLGLATARCFLAAGARVTIVGTNASKLGAASAELGGDAVAGLVFDITQTGDVAAFAGRVEAERGAVSILVNNAGQTIKKPIDDMTPADVEAVLDVHVVGAYALSRAFLPQLARRRDSSILFTASMASFLGVPFVIGYSAAKAAHVGMIRAMATELAPRGIRVNGVAPGWVDTPLFRAATASDPARRAKIDARIPLGRLAEPSDIGWAMTYLASPAAAYVTGHVLVVDGGALHGF, encoded by the coding sequence ATGACGCCTATGGACGGCAAGGCCGACGCCATTGCCTCTCCTTTCAGTCTCGCCGGGCATCACGCCCTCATCACAGGCGGCGGCTCGGGACTCGGGCTGGCGACGGCGCGGTGCTTTCTCGCCGCCGGCGCCCGCGTGACCATCGTCGGGACGAATGCGTCGAAGCTCGGAGCCGCGAGCGCCGAGCTCGGCGGCGATGCGGTGGCGGGGCTCGTCTTCGACATCACGCAAACCGGGGACGTTGCCGCGTTCGCCGGGCGGGTCGAAGCCGAGCGCGGCGCCGTTTCGATCCTCGTCAACAATGCCGGGCAAACAATCAAGAAGCCGATCGACGACATGACGCCAGCCGACGTCGAGGCCGTGCTCGACGTCCATGTGGTGGGTGCCTATGCGTTGTCGCGGGCATTCCTGCCGCAACTCGCACGCCGTCGCGATTCCTCGATCCTGTTCACGGCGTCGATGGCATCCTTCCTCGGCGTCCCGTTCGTCATCGGCTACTCCGCCGCGAAGGCCGCCCACGTCGGCATGATCCGCGCCATGGCGACGGAACTCGCGCCGCGCGGCATCCGCGTCAACGGCGTCGCTCCGGGCTGGGTGGATACGCCGCTGTTCCGCGCGGCGACCGCCTCGGACCCGGCACGCCGCGCGAAGATCGATGCCCGAATTCCGCTCGGCCGCCTCGCTGAGCCGTCCGATATCGGATGGGCGATGACCTATCTCGCCTCGCCCGCGGCCGCCTATGTCACCGGCCACGTTCTTGTGGTCGACGGCGGGGCACTGCACGGCTTCTGA
- a CDS encoding FadR/GntR family transcriptional regulator produces the protein MPIEPIESRRLYRQVADHLRQLIARGEFTSGGRLPAERDLAEQLGVSRPTVREALIALEVEGRVRIRVGSGVYVLEPPSAGFPPPPGATPIEGPFELLRARELIEGSISEEAALMVTPEHIAVLDDLLARMHGSAHPTRETLQLDRQFHTAVAGIIGNGVLVRFVGELFDQRINPYFEKLSRYFENAETWRLAFGEHQAIRDAIVARDPQLARNAMRYHLAQSQIRFQTNFEEITPASTSGETLSA, from the coding sequence ATGCCGATCGAACCGATCGAATCCCGCCGGCTCTACCGGCAGGTCGCGGATCATTTGCGCCAGCTCATCGCCCGCGGCGAGTTCACGTCCGGCGGGCGGCTGCCGGCGGAGCGCGATCTCGCCGAGCAGCTCGGCGTGTCACGACCGACCGTCCGCGAGGCGCTGATCGCGCTCGAGGTGGAAGGCCGGGTCCGTATTCGGGTCGGGTCGGGGGTCTATGTCTTGGAGCCCCCGTCCGCCGGGTTCCCGCCGCCGCCTGGCGCCACGCCCATCGAAGGCCCGTTCGAGCTTCTGCGCGCCCGGGAGCTGATCGAGGGCAGCATCTCCGAGGAAGCCGCGCTGATGGTCACACCGGAGCACATCGCCGTGCTCGACGACCTGCTCGCCCGCATGCATGGCTCGGCACATCCGACGCGCGAGACCTTGCAGCTGGACAGGCAGTTTCACACCGCCGTCGCCGGAATCATCGGCAACGGCGTGCTGGTGCGCTTCGTCGGCGAATTGTTCGACCAGCGCATCAACCCCTATTTCGAGAAGCTGTCGCGCTACTTCGAGAACGCGGAGACCTGGCGCCTCGCGTTCGGCGAGCATCAGGCGATCCGGGATGCCATCGTCGCGCGGGACCCTCAACTGGCCCGCAACGCGATGCGTTATCACCTCGCCCAGTCGCAGATCCGCTTTCAGACCAATTTCGAGGAAATCACCCCCGCTTCCACAAGCGGGGAAACATTGTCCGCCTGA
- a CDS encoding sialic acid TRAP transporter substrate-binding protein SiaP gives MLFKTAIAALAVGLSFGLAGTADAQTKLKWAHVYETSEPFHTESVWAAEEIAKRTNGRYQIDVYPASQLGKEGDINQGLTLGTVDIIVSGSSFAARSYPPIGVAYYPYTFRSPEHLIAYSKSDVFKRLAEGYEKKTGNHIAAVTYYGTRQTTSNKPIEKCADMENLKMRVPDVPAYLAMPRACGANTAPIAFAEVYLALQNGTVEAQENPLTTIEAKKFYEVQKYIVLTGHIVDHLNTVFSKKLWNSLSDEDKKIFTDVVQEAAERATAKVEKREGELVQVFRDRGITVTEVDKNDFKNAVMERVPMEDFGYSKSDWDAIQAIQ, from the coding sequence ATGCTCTTCAAGACAGCCATTGCAGCGCTGGCCGTTGGCCTGAGCTTCGGCCTCGCCGGCACGGCAGACGCACAGACCAAGCTCAAATGGGCCCACGTCTACGAAACGTCCGAGCCGTTCCACACGGAATCGGTCTGGGCCGCTGAGGAAATCGCCAAGCGCACCAACGGCCGCTACCAGATCGATGTCTATCCGGCTTCCCAGCTCGGCAAGGAAGGCGACATCAACCAGGGCCTGACGCTCGGCACCGTCGACATCATCGTCTCCGGCTCCAGTTTCGCCGCCCGTTCCTACCCGCCGATCGGCGTCGCCTATTATCCCTACACCTTCCGCAGCCCGGAGCACCTCATCGCCTACTCGAAGAGCGACGTGTTCAAGCGGCTGGCCGAAGGCTACGAGAAGAAGACTGGCAACCATATCGCGGCGGTCACCTATTACGGCACCCGGCAAACCACTTCTAACAAGCCGATCGAGAAGTGTGCCGACATGGAAAACCTGAAGATGCGCGTGCCCGACGTGCCGGCCTATCTGGCCATGCCGCGCGCCTGTGGCGCGAACACGGCGCCGATCGCGTTCGCCGAAGTCTATCTGGCGCTGCAGAACGGCACTGTGGAGGCCCAGGAGAACCCGCTGACCACGATCGAGGCGAAGAAATTCTACGAAGTCCAGAAGTACATCGTGCTGACCGGCCACATCGTCGATCACCTCAACACCGTGTTCTCCAAGAAGCTCTGGAACAGCCTTTCCGACGAGGACAAGAAAATCTTCACGGACGTCGTCCAGGAGGCCGCGGAGCGCGCCACCGCGAAGGTGGAGAAGCGTGAAGGCGAACTCGTGCAGGTCTTCCGGGATCGCGGTATCACCGTCACGGAAGTCGACAAGAACGACTTCAAGAACGCCGTGATGGAGCGCGTGCCGATGGAAGACTTCGGTTACAGCAAAAGCGACTGGGACGCGATCCAGGCAATCCAGTAA
- a CDS encoding TRAP transporter small permease has product MSQETHAPISTAEMAHAFEEEAAPVDLSKYAFEDWINLAVFWVMTFCVFLQFFTRYVLNNSFAWTEEIAINCLIAVVFLGASMCVRLSRHIQVDVLYHYMPKSVARVLATVVDLIRIAFLAYGAYLVWDYAAMIPDEMMTTVDLPKSIVFYTVFAGFILMTIRSIQVFIANIRRGYSVLERPDAFDGTFEHAGD; this is encoded by the coding sequence TTGTCCCAGGAAACTCACGCTCCGATTTCCACCGCGGAAATGGCCCACGCCTTCGAGGAAGAGGCCGCCCCGGTTGATCTGTCGAAATACGCCTTCGAGGACTGGATAAACCTTGCGGTTTTCTGGGTCATGACATTCTGCGTGTTTCTGCAGTTCTTCACGCGTTATGTTCTCAACAACAGCTTCGCGTGGACGGAGGAAATCGCGATCAACTGCCTGATCGCGGTCGTCTTCCTGGGCGCGTCAATGTGCGTGCGGCTGTCGCGGCATATCCAGGTCGACGTGCTCTACCACTACATGCCGAAGTCCGTCGCCCGCGTCCTGGCGACGGTGGTCGACCTCATCCGCATCGCGTTCCTGGCCTACGGCGCCTACCTCGTCTGGGACTATGCCGCGATGATCCCCGACGAGATGATGACAACCGTCGACCTGCCGAAATCGATCGTGTTCTACACGGTATTCGCCGGTTTCATCCTTATGACGATCCGCTCCATCCAGGTTTTCATCGCCAATATCCGCCGTGGATATTCGGTTCTGGAACGACCGGATGCCTTCGACGGCACCTTCGAGCACGCCGGGGACTGA
- a CDS encoding TRAP transporter large permease, producing MTLLLLSFIVLMAIGVPVAISMAVASVLYMLIYDVAPPVILAQRMIAGVESFPLLAVPFFILAGNLMNIAGVTGRIYSFALALVGWMKGGLAQVNIIGSVIFSGMSGTALADAAGIGTIEIKAMKDHGYPVEAAVGVTAASATLGPIFPPSLPFVIYGMMSNVSIGALFMAGVMPGVFMTVLMMITVALFAYRLGWGSDTKFEIRRLAAASTEVVVVLAFPAAVYAMMMSGLSVNVSILIALVVLLALDWYFDFSAVMALMTPVILIGGMTLGWFTPTEAAVAAVIWSLFLGLVRYRTMTLATLAKASFDTIETTASVLFIVTAASIFAWLLTVSQTAQLLSDAILSLTASKWVFLILVNLLVLFVGCFLDTTAAITILVPILLPIVLKFGIDPVHFGLIITLNLMIGLLHPPLGMVLFVLSRVAKLSVERTTMAILPWLVPLIVALIAITFIPEITLWLPRHLGLLR from the coding sequence ATGACGCTTCTTCTCCTCTCCTTCATCGTCCTGATGGCGATCGGCGTCCCGGTGGCGATTTCGATGGCCGTCGCCTCCGTGCTCTACATGCTGATCTACGACGTGGCGCCGCCCGTCATCCTGGCGCAGCGCATGATCGCCGGCGTCGAGAGCTTCCCGCTGCTTGCCGTTCCGTTCTTCATTCTCGCCGGTAACCTGATGAACATCGCCGGTGTGACCGGCCGCATCTATTCCTTCGCGCTCGCGCTCGTCGGCTGGATGAAGGGCGGCCTCGCCCAGGTGAACATCATCGGCTCCGTGATCTTCTCGGGCATGTCCGGCACCGCGCTGGCGGATGCTGCCGGCATCGGCACCATCGAGATCAAGGCGATGAAGGACCACGGCTATCCGGTCGAGGCCGCCGTCGGCGTCACCGCCGCCTCGGCGACGCTCGGACCGATCTTCCCGCCGTCCCTGCCGTTCGTGATCTACGGCATGATGTCGAACGTCTCCATCGGCGCGCTGTTCATGGCGGGCGTGATGCCGGGCGTGTTCATGACCGTGCTGATGATGATCACGGTCGCGCTGTTCGCCTACCGGCTCGGCTGGGGTTCGGACACGAAGTTCGAGATCCGCCGGCTTGCCGCCGCCTCGACCGAGGTCGTTGTGGTGCTCGCCTTCCCGGCGGCGGTCTATGCGATGATGATGTCCGGCCTGTCGGTCAACGTCTCCATTCTCATCGCGCTCGTCGTGCTGCTGGCGCTCGACTGGTATTTCGACTTCTCCGCCGTGATGGCGCTGATGACGCCGGTCATTCTGATCGGCGGCATGACGCTCGGCTGGTTCACCCCCACCGAGGCTGCCGTCGCCGCCGTGATCTGGTCGCTGTTCCTCGGCCTCGTGCGCTATCGCACCATGACGCTTGCGACCCTCGCCAAGGCGAGCTTCGATACTATCGAGACGACGGCCTCGGTGCTGTTCATCGTCACCGCCGCCTCGATCTTCGCCTGGCTCCTAACCGTCAGCCAGACGGCACAGTTGCTGTCGGATGCAATCCTGTCGCTCACCGCGAGCAAGTGGGTGTTTCTGATCCTGGTGAACCTGCTGGTGCTGTTCGTCGGCTGCTTCCTCGACACAACGGCGGCGATCACGATCCTGGTGCCGATCCTCCTGCCGATCGTGCTCAAGTTCGGCATCGATCCGGTGCATTTCGGCCTCATCATCACCCTGAACCTGATGATCGGCCTGCTGCACCCGCCGCTCGGCATGGTGCTGTTCGTGCTGTCGCGCGTCGCCAAGCTCTCCGTCGAGCGCACCACGATGGCGATCCTGCCGTGGCTGGTCCCGCTCATCGTCGCCCTCATCGCGATCACCTTCATCCCGGAGATCACCCTGTGGCTGCCGCGTCATCTGGGGCTGCTGCGATGA
- a CDS encoding L-idonate 5-dehydrogenase translates to MTGTVAATLFGAEDLRIVEGALAPLAPGMVRVRFGAGGICGSDMHYFRHGRTGDFVVRSPLVLGHEVAGEIVEIAGAAPGLAVGDRVAVNPSRWCHRCPRCLEGRENLCENIYFMGSASKTPHMQGGFATLFDATAEQCVKVPATLPFAAAALAEPLAVCLHAVARAGDLRGRNVVLFGAGPIGLLTMIAARRAGAAAITVVDIAAAPLAFASRLGADRILDISTGTGELETVAADRPFDVAMEISGTAAGLTTAIDTVRRGGTLVQIGNLPGGLLPVPANKLMAKELDLRGSFRFGPEFREAVDLIVAGEIDVLGIVTGYRPLSDAPAAFRLALDRSQSVKVVLTAA, encoded by the coding sequence ATGACAGGGACCGTTGCGGCGACGCTGTTCGGCGCCGAAGACCTTCGCATCGTCGAAGGCGCTCTCGCCCCCCTCGCACCCGGCATGGTCCGGGTGCGGTTCGGGGCGGGCGGGATCTGCGGCTCGGACATGCACTATTTCCGCCATGGCCGGACCGGCGATTTCGTCGTGCGCTCGCCGCTCGTGCTCGGCCACGAGGTCGCGGGCGAGATCGTCGAGATCGCCGGCGCGGCGCCCGGCCTTGCCGTCGGCGACCGGGTTGCGGTCAATCCGTCGCGCTGGTGCCATCGGTGCCCGCGCTGCCTGGAGGGGCGCGAGAACCTCTGCGAGAACATCTACTTCATGGGGTCGGCCTCGAAGACACCCCACATGCAGGGCGGCTTCGCCACCCTGTTCGATGCGACCGCTGAGCAATGCGTGAAGGTGCCGGCAACGCTGCCGTTCGCTGCTGCGGCACTCGCCGAACCCCTCGCCGTCTGCCTCCACGCCGTCGCCCGGGCGGGCGATCTTCGCGGCCGCAACGTGGTGCTGTTCGGCGCAGGCCCCATCGGCCTCCTCACCATGATCGCAGCCCGGCGGGCCGGCGCGGCCGCGATCACCGTGGTCGATATCGCCGCCGCTCCGCTCGCCTTCGCGAGCCGGCTCGGCGCCGACCGCATTCTCGACATTTCCACCGGCACAGGTGAGCTTGAGACCGTTGCGGCCGATCGGCCGTTCGACGTCGCGATGGAAATCTCGGGCACCGCAGCGGGGCTGACGACGGCGATCGACACGGTCCGTCGGGGCGGCACGCTCGTGCAGATCGGCAACCTGCCCGGCGGGCTTCTGCCCGTGCCGGCGAACAAGCTGATGGCCAAGGAACTCGACCTGCGCGGCTCTTTCCGGTTCGGTCCCGAGTTCCGCGAGGCGGTGGACCTCATCGTGGCGGGCGAGATCGACGTGCTCGGCATCGTCACGGGCTACCGGCCGCTTTCGGATGCGCCGGCCGCCTTCCGGCTGGCGCTCGACCGTTCCCAGAGCGTAAAGGTCGTCCTGACGGCCGCCTGA
- a CDS encoding Ldh family oxidoreductase: MTDRDRSDVREKDVVLVAEAALAAAVRDRLATVGASPLVVEATTRAMMHASRLGVDSHGVRLTEHYVRMMEGGRVNPRPNVTVRRTAAGSAVVNCDDGPGHVGAYRAVELGCEIAREAGVAAVGVEHSSHFGAAGAYALAGAEDGFITFATTNTDSVVTLHDGAAPFHGTNPIALAAPVPGERPWLFDMATSSIPMNRVLLYRSLNKALPEGVAADEHGYATIDPFAFRMLLPLGGTEYGYKGAGLAGLATLLSAVLMGTTLDHDFIPMYSEERSTPRNMGHFVLVIDPERFAGRALYEATMSRYVAAVRAAPRRGDPEVMAPGDREWKVADARARDGIPIDPDTARFLGFA; encoded by the coding sequence ATGACGGATCGAGACAGGAGCGACGTTCGCGAGAAGGACGTGGTTCTGGTGGCGGAAGCGGCCCTCGCCGCCGCTGTTCGCGACAGGCTGGCGACGGTGGGTGCGAGTCCGCTGGTCGTGGAGGCGACCACGCGGGCGATGATGCACGCCTCGCGCCTCGGCGTCGACAGCCACGGCGTGCGGCTGACCGAGCATTACGTGCGCATGATGGAAGGCGGCCGCGTCAACCCGCGCCCGAACGTGACGGTACGCCGGACGGCCGCCGGTTCCGCGGTCGTGAATTGCGATGACGGCCCTGGCCACGTCGGCGCCTACCGCGCGGTTGAGCTCGGTTGCGAGATCGCCCGCGAGGCCGGTGTCGCCGCTGTCGGCGTCGAGCACTCCTCGCATTTCGGCGCGGCCGGCGCCTACGCGCTCGCGGGCGCTGAAGACGGCTTCATCACGTTCGCGACCACCAACACCGACTCTGTCGTCACCCTGCACGATGGCGCGGCTCCGTTCCACGGCACCAATCCGATCGCGCTTGCCGCACCGGTGCCCGGCGAGCGGCCGTGGCTGTTCGATATGGCGACGTCATCCATCCCGATGAACCGCGTGCTGCTCTATCGCTCCCTGAACAAGGCGCTGCCGGAAGGGGTCGCCGCCGACGAGCACGGCTACGCCACCATCGACCCGTTCGCGTTCCGCATGCTGCTGCCGCTCGGCGGCACGGAATATGGCTACAAGGGCGCCGGTCTCGCCGGCCTCGCCACGCTGCTGTCCGCCGTGCTGATGGGCACGACGCTCGATCACGACTTCATCCCGATGTACAGCGAGGAGCGTTCCACGCCGCGCAACATGGGGCACTTCGTGCTGGTGATCGACCCCGAGCGCTTTGCCGGCCGCGCGCTCTACGAAGCGACGATGTCGCGCTATGTGGCCGCCGTGCGCGCCGCACCCCGGCGCGGCGATCCCGAGGTGATGGCGCCGGGCGACCGCGAATGGAAGGTCGCAGACGCGCGGGCCCGCGACGGCATCCCGATCGATCCCGACACCGCGCGCTTCCTCGGCTTCGCCTGA